TTGGGGACAGAGCCTGAATGTGGAATCCCTATTCCACTATGTCCTAGCTGTCTGCtattggacaagttacttaaacctCCTagtatcagtttcctcatcttataaaatacagaaatacagcAGGGGTGGGGTGAACAGAAGCATGAAATGAGATGAGGCACTTCGTGAACTGACGTGTAAAATTGGGAGGTGCTTAATCACGGTAGTTATCATCACTCTTAAATCCAAAAGCAATTCACCCAAATTAGTGTCAGAACATTTATAAGGCTAACATACGTGAAACGTGACATACCTATTACATcaggtttgaaaaaaaaaaacctttgttttTATGAACAGCCAATTggaacccatttaaaaaaatcctaagttaaaagaaaaacaatgatacCTAGGCAAACAGATTGTGATTAAGAGATTATAAATACGTTTATTGGCAGTATTACTGAATACTGAATGCAGAGAATAGAATACAAAGAAATCAGcacttaaaaggaaacaaaaatctttaaaaaatgcaatatatttacatatatgttaaCCAATTTTGCACATCTGTTTAGAGTTACAAACAGAAGCAAAGCTAATTCCAAAGCTTTTAATCTGAATATACTTTGATTTTGAGTTCTAGTGTTCTCCATTCTAGCATCCATGGTTTGCTGTATTTACACCAAGTATGATTAATTTTGTTTGTATCTAACCTAAAAGCAAGATGCTATGAGCTGATCCTGAGGCAGCCAGGTAAATGAGGAATTTTAGAACAGCTCTTTAAGACAGGATAAAGtcacatgaaagaaaaatgcctCGATCCTAGATATataaatgcaaaagagaaaatattaagaagcAAAAAGAATCACGGAAATACCAATTCTGCTTTAAATTATAATTTCGAATTCTAGCAACAATTCAACTAGCAGTAGCTTAGATGACttatgttctaaaaaataaaaccattagtTCTTTCACTATAATTTTCTGACTACACCCAATGAATAATTCTCAAGTCTTCATATCCTTTTTTAATAACCCAATATGACTTAAACATAGCAGAATCATTAACAAAAGAGGCCTTCAAACAACTGCTAAAACCTGCAATATAGTTTGGGGGCCATATTTCAATTTACATAATATTAGCATTCATAAAGAGTTTATGACACCTAGTACAATAGTGTTCAGCACTGTTAATTCAGAAATACACCATCCATTCTTGCCATCAGAGAACAACTGACATGGACGGTACTCTCACCACAATTCTAACAGGGCCTCTAAACAGGATtgcacataaaatgaaaaaattatgaaCTATGATACAATTGTGACAACACAGCTAGCTTATAGAACTGAATTTTTCACCATGATAATAGTACTACAGAATTACAGTGACATTTAAACATCAGAATTATTTTCCCCTGCTAACTACTGAGTAGAGAAAGTTTTCTGACTGCATTTTTGATGAATAGAATATCTCTGAAATAAACACTAGGGGAAATtgacaaatgaacaaaatgaactTCTCAAGTTCATTCATCACAGATATCAACAACAAGCAAAGCAGCttagaacaaaagcaaaattgtcctagaaacaaataaatataagatCAAATCAGTCATTTTTGAGGAAAATACAGCTCATTTTCAAAAGTTCTGTTTGGTTTGTGACTAGacttgaaaatattaaaacaaaccaaacattCCAAAAATACTGATTTGCTCTACAGGATTGGAAAAAAGCACGTCAAGTTTTAAGCTGAATGCTTCATTCTCCCCTAGCCCCGCCCCCGATATTCCccagagaaagtaaataaaaagagaaaagcagctcttgcaaaaataaacaaaaacaaaacaaaactaccaaccaAAACTAATCATATAAGACAACCTTCAAACACTTCACTTTAGTTGGTCTTATGTTAGGGTAAGGTTTCTGTAGCAAGGATTTCCTAGTCTCATCCTCTATCTCTCATTCTTTAGTCACTTCCATGTTTTTATCAAACAAGGCTATGCAGAGCCTTTCCTAAGAAGTCAGGCTGAGTTGGAGGTAGCTTTAGGACAGTATACTTGACTACAGTATGTAGTTAGTTCTTCTACAAGGATTACAATGTgtaaaacagcaaaaagaaaaaaatgtacagccCTCACTGCCTTGACCAAGAGAAAACTTTGAGAAACTGAGAACAAACAATGGAAGCCAGGACACTGGCATCTGCCTCCTCTCCCATGGGCTCTTCTAATGCACCAGTTCAGGCTGGTTTTCCACGAAGGGTAGCACCCCACTCACATAGTAGGCGATGCCAAGAGACAGCAGAGCAATGACAAAGATCAAGAGCAACACCCTCCAGAAGCCCAGATCCTCTACAAACTCCTGCCACGTAGTTCGGAAGCTGGACAGGACCCCCTCACCTTGCTGCAGGTTGGGATTGAGGAGGGAATGGCTTTCCATGGCACTGTGAGAGaagcaaagggaaaagaaagggcaTGAAACAACAcatttcaaaaacataaaaccataGGAACTGCATTGTTTAGAAAAGACCAACCTTAAAATACAATACTTACAAAAAAAACCtgacttataaatatatatatattctcaccCATTTGTGTACTGATTTATATATGTGCAGGTATCTGGACAACCTAACTTTAACTATAAACTGCTAAACAGTAATGATTATGTTTCTTGGCTTAGTATCTAGAAGAGTCAGTTAAAAACCCTTTTCTAACAAAAACGTCCCAAGCAGAAGTCTTGAAGTAGGTCAAATGAGTTGCTTCCACCAGGTACTAAAGCAAAACACATTTTGGTTATTTGAAATTTAGAATTCAACACAAGGATTCAAAATTTGAGGATTCATGTTAATGGAAATAAGCAAAGACAGGCAAATCTAAAAAACTGTTCTATAAAGTATATGAATCTTAAAGTGAAAAGggaatttttatttagttcaatAATCTGACCAATGAAGGAATTCCTTCTTTAAACTGTAACACTCTGGTAATGGATGCTTACTCTTCAGTCTGTTGTATACTTGGACAGGGCTAGCCATTAGGAATTCCTCTTAATAGGTTCCTCCTACTGGTTTTAGTTCTATCTTGTACAATAacacaaaatacatttatttctcttctataTAAAGGCTGAGTCTAGTTGAAAATAAGGTAGCACAAATACCATAAGAACACTGATTCAGGTTTTCATAACTATATAAGCGAGAAACATGACCACTACAAATAGAGTATATCTGACATTGGTATTTGGAAGGCTGCACGGTGATGAATTTGAAGCTCTAAGGGATTAGCACCCACAATATGTCACAACATGCAGGACCAACAAAGATTAAAGCCACAATGACCATTATCATAGGTATCAACTATCTACCGCTGTTATTATCCTTCCTAAACTCCTTCTCTTCATATTCTTCCAACCATCTTGGGGCAGAACAATGGAAACAGCACAAAACAATGTCTTAAAAGTCTGGTTCATCATGCAAAATTgacagtggtttttttgtttttgttttttttggtaacctacaactttattttacttcttgACACTGTTAAACAAAGGCACTTCAGTGTTTACTGGCATTTAGAGTCTTCTCTAATCATGGGAAGGTGATTTCTTAATGGGCCAATCTGTTTGACAtccaaacttttttaaaatatttatcttctgAATAGGAGAAGACATTTTCAATGGAAATCTACaacacaaaaatttaaagaaaactcaAGCAAGTTCAAAAATAAGATTAGAACTTTAAGAAGTTGAGGAGAGGTTAATTTTGACTTACATGAAATTTACTGACTACGTCTGAGTCAACATGCTCTCATACTTAAAAGTGTTAGATATACAGGTATCCCCCATCttttgaaagtttgctttatgcCACCTCACTTTTAAGAAACATCTACAATACTACCAGTATTTGCTAACTGAAAGTAATCCCAAGAGGATTTTTGCTTTCATACGAAAAAAGGCGAAAAGCAAAAACAGTGTTCAACGTTTACTGTGCAGCTAGAGTGGCACCACCAGGCTCCTTCCCCAGGAACTactctcagcatctcagcatccagCTGCAATatctttgaactgtgtctgtgagcatctgtgctttatcttgatttattttgtgcatccattAGTAAGATGAGTCCTAAGgcaattgcttctttgctttatgccATCTCGGCTTAAGGAAAGGTTTCCTAGGAACACACTACTTTTGGATAGTGGCAGGTGGGGTAGggacctgtaaaatgagaattcaGTTGCACGTGCTCTAGGAGCCCATGAAGTTTTGCCAATCAGAACTGTCTATAGCAACCTGATCCAATGAAATGTTTTCTACTGTCTAGGAAATACCTGATTATAGCATGAtggtctgtgtgtgcatgtgtcacCTTTTTTGTACATGTGTCACCTACACTGTCTCTGTCATCCCATATCTACAAagtaaaaaggaactaaattaaACTTAGAATGTAAGGGGGTGTGGGGAAATGTTTTTCATCAACTTGACTGATAGGCCCTTAAGAAGTTATGCTATGTTTCAGGGAATCATAAGGGAACTGGAAAATACTAAATACATTCAAAATCTTGCTTTATCTCCTGTTCTAGAAAAGGCTAATCATTACACAGCTATCCCACAATTCCATGTACTAGCCAATCCCTTTAAGcttttccccacttttttttattttttaaaaaatattgggcttccctggtggcgcagtggttgagagtccgcctgccgatgcaggggacacgggttcgtgccccggtccgggaagatcccacgtgccgcggagcggctgggcctgtgagccatggccgctgggcctgcgtgtccggagcctgtgctccacaacgggagaggccacaacagtgagaggcccacgtaccacagtaaaaaaaaaaaaaaaaaaaaaaaaaaaaaaaaaaaaaaaaagattcacttaAAGTGACTTGCCCcttaaaaaaatgacatcttaAGTACCTTTCACTCTCAGCTGTCTGCATGGTCTCCAGTTTTGAGTGAGTTCCTCTGTTAAATCCTTTTACCTCCTGTTCTTCTAAAGATTCCAGCAATCGGATGACATCTTTATTCACTCCCCTGCGCTTTGCCAGAACTAGGGGTGTAGCACCTTGATGATTGCTAAAAAgttcataaaaataaagaggtTATGTTATACTGTTAGTAGACATTTGCGTAGATCTCAGTGAGGAAAGCATGGGCCCCATTAACTCAAAATTAAAACCCAGAGCAGAATCAGCGGTTGAGTTGGAACCTGAATTTTgagttaaccttttttttttttccttttagggaaaaagggaaaaaaatatatacaggcaAGAGTAgataaatgagaataaataaaagaaaaagagggccTCTTCCTAGAAATTAACTGGAAAATTCTAGATTCATCCTTATCtgacatttatatatttcatgagaagggtgtatatttttttaaaatgtctaagaattaaacaaacaacaaaaaaaacacccacgTTCAAAATCAATCAAATAAGCTGCTTTGGTTCACCTAGCTATTTAACAACAGGAGAGAGCCCAAGTAACACTGAATCCTATAGTTAATTCCCACCACATCTTGTTCTGTAGCAGCAAAACCATTTACTGTCTTATTCAGATTGAGGGACATTATAGCACCAATAAATTAGGGCAACATGAAACTGTAGCTTAAAGGTCAAGGTCACTTTTTAAAGTGGCCTGATATCTTTCCCACTCAAGAGACAAGGAatcactaaaacaaacaaaaaaaccactacTTCTTCAAACTGTTCAGTATCAAAAGGACTGTGAGCGCCCCAGAGAGATTATGAAGCTAGCATGGTATATTATACGATAGAAGGCAAACAAGCTTTGGAATCAGGTGGAACTAGGTTCAAATTTCAGCTGGGTGACCTTTAAGTCATTTAACCCAGAATGCTTGTCTCAattatttcatctataaaatgaatacCTACCTTAACAGTTATTCATTCTGAGCATTAAATGAGCTAAACACAGTATGTGCAGTGCCCAGGCCGTAAtagattttcaacaaatgttagttcttttcttcttctgcccTTGTCTTACAATACACAACTAATTAGTAGCAGAACCTAGCCACTATTTTCACAGAAAAACATACACTGCTTCAGCGTAAATCTAGAAGTCAGCCTCTTGTTCCCTCACTCATTGTCCTCAATACCCTTCTGAACTTGTCACTATGCTCGATCAATGAGGAAACAAAATCAACAGACTCCAAGATTAGACCATTGGCTGACAGACTAATGGGAACAAGTGACAAGACTTCAAAAACCACAAAACTTACCAAATATCAATTTTGAGTCCATTGGAAACTAAGAATTGAATAGTATCCACATGGCCACAGAGGTGAAGAGCTGTGTTTCCCTGATAATCTGTGGCCAGGAGATCAGCACCAAATTTATGTAATAACTGGCAGATGTCTACATTCCCTCGGGCTGCTGCGAggtgaaggcctgttctgccccTGCTGTCACGA
This genomic window from Kogia breviceps isolate mKogBre1 chromosome 17, mKogBre1 haplotype 1, whole genome shotgun sequence contains:
- the ANKRD46 gene encoding ankyrin repeat domain-containing protein 46 — protein: MSYVFVNDSSQTNVPLLQACIDGDFNYSKRLLESGFDPNIRDSRGRTGLHLAAARGNVDICQLLHKFGADLLATDYQGNTALHLCGHVDTIQFLVSNGLKIDICNHQGATPLVLAKRRGVNKDVIRLLESLEEQEVKGFNRGTHSKLETMQTAESESAMESHSLLNPNLQQGEGVLSSFRTTWQEFVEDLGFWRVLLLIFVIALLSLGIAYYVSGVLPFVENQPELVH